In a genomic window of Chrysemys picta bellii isolate R12L10 chromosome 1, ASM1138683v2, whole genome shotgun sequence:
- the UCP3 gene encoding putative mitochondrial transporter UCP3 isoform X1, which produces MVGLKPTDIPPTATVKFLGAGMAACIADLCTFPLDTAKVRLQIQGEPKPTKSVKTIHYKGVFGTITTMVKTEGPTSLYNGLVAGLQRQMSFASIRIGLYDSVKQFYTSTGSENAGVLTRLLAGCTTGAMAVTCAQPTDVVKVRFQAHVRLTDGTKKYNGTVDAYKTIAKEEGVRGLWKGTLPNITRNAIVNCGEMVTYDLLKEMLLKYHLMTDTFPCHFVAAFGAGFCATVVASPVDVVKTRYMNSTRGQYKNALNCMLTMVILEGPTAFYKGFMPSFLRLGSWNVVMFVTYEQLKRAMMLAHET; this is translated from the exons ATGGTCGGACTGAAGCCCACTGACATCCCTCCAACTGCTACTGTTAAGTTCCTGGGTGCTGGGATGGCAGCATGCATAGCAGATCTCTGCACCTTCCCTCTGGACACGGCGAAAGTCAGACTGCAG ATCCAGGGAGAGCCCAAGCCTACCAAGAGCGTGAAGACCATCCACTATAAGGGCGTCTTTGGCACCATCACCACCATGGTGAAGACGGAAGGTCCCACGAGCCTGTACAACGGCCTGGTGGCTGGGCTCCAGCGTCAGATGAGCTTCGCTTCCATTCGTATCGGGCTGTACGACTCCGTGAAACAATTCTACACCTCCACGGGGTCGGAGA ATGCCGGCGTTCTCACCCGGTTGCTGGCGGGCTGCACCACCGGAGCCATGGCAGTCACGTGTGCCCAGCCGACCGACGTGGTCAAGGTGCGATTCCAAGCCCACGTGAGGCTGACAGATGGAACCAAGAAATACAACGGGACTGTGGATGCCTACAAAACCATTGCCAAGGAGGAAGGGGTCAGAGGCCTCTGGAAAG GGACGTTACCCAACATCACCCGCAACGCCATTGTGAACTGCGGAGAGATGGTTACCTATGACCTCCTCAAGGAGATGCTGCTGAAATATCATCTAATGACAG acaCTTTTCCTTGCCATTTCGTCGCTGCTTTCGGAGCTGGGTTCTGCGCCACTGTGGTGGCTTCGCCCGTCGACGTCGTGAAGACGAGATACATGAATTCCACCCGTGGCCAGTACAAAAATGCCTTGAACTGTATGCTCACCATGGTGATCCTGGAAGGACCCACAGCGTTTTACAAGGG GTTCATGCCCTCGTTCCTGCGGTTGGGATCCTGGAACGTGGTGATGTTTGTGACCTACGAGCAGCTGAAACGCGCCATGATGCTGGCCCATGAGACGTAG
- the UCP3 gene encoding putative mitochondrial transporter UCP3 isoform X2 — translation MVGLKPTDIPPTATVKFLGAGMAACIADLCTFPLDTAKVRLQIQGEPKPTKSVKTIHYKGVFGTITTMVKTEGPTSLYNGLVAGLQRQMSFASIRIGLYDSVKQFYTSTGSENAGVLTRLLAGCTTGAMAVTCAQPTDVVKVRFQAHVRLTDGTKKYNGTVDAYKTIAKEEGVRGLWKGTLPNITRNAIVNCGEMVTYDLLKEMLLKYHLMTDTFPCHFVAAFGAGFCATVVASPVDVVKTRYMNSTRGQYKNALNCMLTMVILEGPTAFYKG, via the exons ATGGTCGGACTGAAGCCCACTGACATCCCTCCAACTGCTACTGTTAAGTTCCTGGGTGCTGGGATGGCAGCATGCATAGCAGATCTCTGCACCTTCCCTCTGGACACGGCGAAAGTCAGACTGCAG ATCCAGGGAGAGCCCAAGCCTACCAAGAGCGTGAAGACCATCCACTATAAGGGCGTCTTTGGCACCATCACCACCATGGTGAAGACGGAAGGTCCCACGAGCCTGTACAACGGCCTGGTGGCTGGGCTCCAGCGTCAGATGAGCTTCGCTTCCATTCGTATCGGGCTGTACGACTCCGTGAAACAATTCTACACCTCCACGGGGTCGGAGA ATGCCGGCGTTCTCACCCGGTTGCTGGCGGGCTGCACCACCGGAGCCATGGCAGTCACGTGTGCCCAGCCGACCGACGTGGTCAAGGTGCGATTCCAAGCCCACGTGAGGCTGACAGATGGAACCAAGAAATACAACGGGACTGTGGATGCCTACAAAACCATTGCCAAGGAGGAAGGGGTCAGAGGCCTCTGGAAAG GGACGTTACCCAACATCACCCGCAACGCCATTGTGAACTGCGGAGAGATGGTTACCTATGACCTCCTCAAGGAGATGCTGCTGAAATATCATCTAATGACAG acaCTTTTCCTTGCCATTTCGTCGCTGCTTTCGGAGCTGGGTTCTGCGCCACTGTGGTGGCTTCGCCCGTCGACGTCGTGAAGACGAGATACATGAATTCCACCCGTGGCCAGTACAAAAATGCCTTGAACTGTATGCTCACCATGGTGATCCTGGAAGGACCCACAGCGTTTTACAAGGG gtaa